The proteins below come from a single Acidovorax sp. NCPPB 4044 genomic window:
- a CDS encoding DNA cytosine methyltransferase, translating to MLSPQFLLPIAAKLVIDLFAGGGGASTGIEQAIGRHVDVAVNHDADAIGMHEVNHPQTRHYRADVREVDPLAVTRGQLVGLLHASPDCTHHSQALGGQPRSEEIRSLAWVVHRWAGKTKPDVITLENVEQMLQWSPLVAKRCPDTGRVITLDRVTDAAGKTVFRVADPGEVVPRRNQFLVPDKKRQARNWRHFVEGLRAMGYKVEWRVICNADLGAHSTRTRLYMVARCDGLREGVSTVTTSGSQQQLAAAHLVTLRRNSVGRGMDEPVPTLTAGAEHHALVQYQLSPEHEAGALQCAAFLMRYHGNGGQWADLRDSMTTITTHDRLALVTVWLKGEPWVIVDITLRMLVPRELYNAQDFPATYVIDRTAAGKPLTKTAQVRMAGNSVSPLPMSLIVAANYSDVGMAQDRRAA from the coding sequence ATGCTCTCTCCCCAGTTCCTGCTGCCGATCGCGGCCAAGCTTGTCATCGATCTGTTCGCCGGTGGTGGCGGCGCCAGCACCGGTATCGAGCAGGCCATCGGCCGGCATGTCGATGTCGCCGTCAACCACGATGCCGACGCCATCGGCATGCACGAGGTCAACCACCCGCAGACCCGGCACTACCGGGCCGACGTGCGCGAGGTGGACCCGCTCGCGGTCACGCGCGGTCAGCTGGTGGGCCTGCTGCACGCCTCCCCGGACTGCACCCACCACAGCCAGGCCCTGGGCGGCCAGCCCCGCAGCGAGGAGATCAGGTCGCTGGCCTGGGTCGTCCACCGGTGGGCCGGGAAAACCAAACCCGATGTCATCACGTTGGAGAACGTCGAGCAGATGCTGCAGTGGTCGCCGCTGGTAGCGAAGCGCTGCCCGGACACCGGCCGCGTCATCACGTTGGACAGGGTGACGGACGCCGCCGGCAAGACGGTGTTCCGGGTGGCAGATCCCGGCGAGGTGGTGCCGCGACGCAACCAATTCCTGGTCCCCGACAAGAAGCGCCAGGCGCGGAACTGGCGGCACTTCGTCGAAGGCTTGCGGGCCATGGGCTACAAGGTCGAATGGCGCGTGATCTGCAATGCAGACCTGGGAGCGCACAGCACGCGCACGCGCCTTTACATGGTGGCCCGCTGCGACGGGCTGCGGGAGGGCGTGTCCACGGTCACGACCTCGGGCAGCCAGCAGCAGCTGGCGGCAGCCCACCTGGTGACGCTGCGGCGCAACTCTGTGGGCCGCGGGATGGATGAGCCGGTGCCCACCCTGACGGCAGGCGCCGAGCACCACGCGCTGGTCCAGTACCAGCTGAGCCCCGAGCACGAGGCCGGCGCGCTGCAGTGCGCGGCGTTCCTCATGCGCTACCACGGCAACGGCGGCCAATGGGCGGACCTGCGGGACTCCATGACGACCATCACCACGCACGACCGTCTGGCGCTGGTGACGGTGTGGCTCAAGGGCGAGCCCTGGGTAATCGTGGACATCACGCTACGCATGCTGGTGCCGCGCGAGCTTTACAACGCCCAGGACTTCCCGGCCACATACGTGATCGACCGCACCGCGGCGGGGAAGCCCCTCACGAAGACCGCTCAGGTGCGCATGGCAGGCAACAGCGTGAGCCCCCTGCCCATGAGTCTGATCGTGGCAGCCAATTACTCGGACGTGGGCATGGCCCAGGACCGGCGCGCCGCATGA
- a CDS encoding DUF4406 domain-containing protein, whose amino-acid sequence MTENTTTTAAPAATRPEALRLAEWLDGARPWPSYVPQEAAAELRRLHALTSAAAQEAEPAAPAPVEGTVAGGESHAEAMERERDYYRQRVRTLDEHQEGQVWYWQDDGGDHLESMVGSLPVVIRADQLRALLAVARRPQVAAVAVPEGWRLVPAEVKDEMLAAFARAADGALDWARISEEARQKVRDSFGPAYRAMLAAAPQAPAAPTAAAAIPGPPRAYAGRERGAWEHGLRTGMAAAQAPAAAVAPAEAVERIVHLRADRARCIYVAGPMTGLPEYNFPAFNAAAAKLRSEGWHVENPAEHGHVEGAGWADYLRWDISRVATCGAVYLLPGWPASKGACLEVHIAKTLGLRLVLAEGAEDPATPAPAAGAAPSLDDLTELVRWGAAAPAQEADAARLDLLASAPSGTIRIDFDAVPIYVHWEHGMADIREGIDKVLAARDAARARQEGAQHER is encoded by the coding sequence ATGACCGAGAACACCACCACCACGGCCGCCCCGGCGGCAACCCGGCCCGAGGCCCTGCGCCTGGCGGAATGGCTTGACGGCGCGCGGCCCTGGCCGTCCTATGTGCCGCAGGAGGCGGCTGCCGAACTGCGCCGCCTGCACGCCCTGACCTCTGCAGCCGCCCAGGAGGCCGAGCCCGCGGCCCCAGCTCCCGTTGAAGGCACTGTCGCTGGCGGGGAGTCCCATGCCGAGGCCATGGAGCGCGAGCGGGACTACTATCGCCAGCGCGTGAGGACCCTGGACGAGCACCAAGAAGGGCAGGTCTGGTACTGGCAGGACGACGGCGGCGATCATCTGGAATCGATGGTGGGCAGCCTGCCAGTTGTCATCCGTGCGGACCAATTGCGGGCCCTGCTGGCAGTGGCCCGGCGCCCCCAGGTGGCTGCGGTAGCAGTGCCCGAGGGGTGGCGGCTGGTGCCTGCCGAAGTTAAAGACGAAATGCTGGCCGCTTTCGCCCGCGCGGCTGATGGCGCACTCGATTGGGCTCGGATTTCCGAAGAAGCGCGGCAAAAGGTGCGTGATAGTTTTGGGCCAGCGTACCGCGCCATGCTCGCCGCCGCGCCCCAGGCACCCGCCGCGCCCACCGCCGCGGCAGCCATTCCTGGGCCGCCACGCGCATATGCAGGCCGGGAAAGAGGCGCGTGGGAGCACGGGTTGCGCACTGGCATGGCAGCCGCTCAGGCGCCCGCCGCAGCAGTGGCGCCGGCCGAGGCGGTCGAGCGGATCGTGCATTTGCGTGCAGATCGGGCGAGGTGCATTTACGTCGCCGGCCCGATGACCGGGCTGCCCGAGTACAACTTTCCCGCCTTCAATGCTGCTGCCGCCAAGTTGCGCTCCGAGGGCTGGCACGTCGAGAACCCGGCAGAGCACGGCCACGTCGAAGGAGCCGGCTGGGCGGACTATCTGCGCTGGGACATCAGCCGCGTTGCCACCTGCGGCGCGGTCTACCTGCTCCCCGGCTGGCCGGCGTCGAAAGGCGCGTGCCTGGAGGTCCACATCGCCAAGACGCTGGGCCTCCGCCTCGTGCTGGCCGAAGGAGCAGAAGATCCCGCCACTCCGGCGCCCGCCGCAGGGGCAGCGCCAAGCCTGGACGATCTCACAGAGCTGGTGCGCTGGGGTGCCGCTGCCCCCGCTCAGGAGGCAGACGCGGCGCGGCTGGATCTGCTGGCGTCCGCACCCAGCGGCACCATCCGGATCGACTTCGATGCCGTGCCGATCTACGTGCACTGGGAGCACGGCATGGCCGATATTCGCGAAGGCATCGACAAGGTGCTGGCTGCTCGGGACGCCGCCCGCGCGCGGCAGGAAGGAGCCCAGCATGAGCGCTGA
- a CDS encoding DUF4224 domain-containing protein: MSAGLFLDDAELQRLTRRKYKSKQIAWLRAAGMPFRVSATGHPVVTRAAVEGRSAEPEPRPSVGWTPRVIGAR; this comes from the coding sequence ATGTCCGCAGGGCTGTTTCTCGATGACGCCGAGCTGCAGCGGCTCACGCGTCGCAAGTACAAGTCCAAGCAAATCGCTTGGCTGCGCGCCGCAGGGATGCCGTTCCGCGTGAGCGCCACCGGCCACCCGGTTGTCACCCGCGCAGCCGTGGAGGGCCGATCTGCTGAGCCCGAGCCGCGTCCGTCGGTCGGGTGGACCCCGCGCGTGATTGGAGCGCGCTGA
- a CDS encoding tyrosine-type recombinase/integrase, producing MGRKPTRWTNLPTGMRARARAAKIYYYLDTGGKPRREIPLGSDYVLAVAKWAELTSKQTPTDGVLTVPYVVGRYFAEVVPNKALNSQRSDRQEQAWVLKFFGDPPAPLDGVEPQHIRQFMRWRAAQARAIAVAKQERRKDGAPPKDIPPTHGQVRANRAKALVSHLWNWAREEGITKLPNPCAGVKRFTEKGRDTAPDAAMVRRVLDAADLPLQFAMRLADIIGQRPQDVRTVSEADLRDGVLHVKQGKTKAKLRIEVVGELAALMGEIVAFKRARGALCMALLVDEDGRPLSAGQIRYRFDKARENAGIPKADFQFRDFRAKAATEADDASGTRAAQALLGHTTEAMTADYIRHKAGKKVTPLR from the coding sequence ATGGGCCGTAAGCCGACACGCTGGACAAACCTGCCGACCGGCATGCGCGCCCGCGCCCGCGCCGCGAAGATCTACTACTACCTCGACACCGGCGGAAAGCCCCGCAGGGAGATACCGCTGGGCTCCGACTATGTGCTTGCCGTCGCCAAGTGGGCGGAGCTGACAAGCAAGCAGACGCCTACTGATGGCGTGCTGACCGTGCCGTATGTTGTCGGCAGGTACTTTGCCGAGGTTGTGCCCAACAAGGCCCTCAACAGCCAGAGGAGCGACAGGCAGGAGCAAGCCTGGGTGCTGAAGTTCTTCGGCGACCCGCCCGCCCCTCTTGACGGGGTGGAGCCCCAGCACATCCGCCAGTTCATGCGCTGGCGAGCTGCCCAGGCACGCGCAATCGCGGTCGCCAAGCAGGAGCGGCGGAAGGATGGCGCACCGCCCAAGGATATCCCCCCCACCCACGGCCAAGTGCGAGCCAATCGCGCGAAGGCCCTTGTGTCACACCTCTGGAACTGGGCCCGCGAGGAGGGCATCACGAAGCTACCCAACCCTTGTGCCGGGGTGAAGCGCTTCACCGAAAAGGGGCGCGACACAGCGCCCGACGCGGCAATGGTCCGGCGGGTTCTGGATGCTGCGGATTTGCCACTGCAGTTTGCAATGCGTCTGGCAGACATCATCGGCCAGCGGCCGCAAGACGTGCGCACGGTCAGCGAGGCTGACCTGAGAGACGGCGTGCTGCACGTCAAACAGGGCAAGACCAAGGCCAAGCTGCGAATCGAAGTCGTTGGGGAGTTGGCTGCCCTGATGGGAGAGATCGTGGCCTTCAAGCGCGCCAGGGGGGCGCTCTGCATGGCGCTGCTGGTGGACGAGGATGGACGGCCACTGAGCGCCGGCCAGATCCGATATCGTTTCGACAAGGCGCGCGAAAATGCCGGCATTCCGAAGGCCGACTTCCAGTTCCGGGACTTCCGCGCGAAGGCCGCGACAGAGGCCGACGATGCATCAGGGACCAGGGCTGCGCAAGCGCTGCTTGGCCACACGACGGAGGCAATGACGGCTGACTACATACGCCACAAAGCCGGAAAGAAGGTGACGCCATTGCGCTAA
- the hrcA gene encoding heat-inducible transcriptional repressor HrcA, with protein MLDDRAKLLLKALIERYIADGQPVGSRTLSRASGLDLSPATIRNVMADLEDIGLIVSPHTSAGRIPTAKGYRLFVDTMLTVQREQLCSPELAPDQPQKVIANAAQLLSSLSQFVGVVMAPRRPSVFRHIEFLRLSERRLLVIIVSPDGDVQNRVIFTEVDHSQSQLAEAANFLNSNYSGLGMEEVRERLKTEVDQLRGEIASLMQAAVNVGTEAMAASREEVIISGERNLLALSDFSNDMGNLRKAFELFEHKTQILRLLDVSNRAEGVRIFIGGESQIVPFEELSVVSAPYEVDGQLVGTLGVIGPTRMPYDRMIQIVDITSKLVTNALSHRR; from the coding sequence ATGCTCGATGACCGTGCCAAGTTGTTGCTCAAAGCGCTGATCGAGCGTTACATCGCCGACGGCCAACCGGTGGGCTCTCGTACGTTGTCCCGCGCATCGGGACTGGATCTGTCCCCTGCGACCATCCGAAACGTCATGGCGGATCTGGAAGACATAGGGTTGATCGTCAGCCCCCATACTTCTGCCGGGCGCATACCTACGGCCAAGGGTTACAGGCTTTTCGTCGACACGATGCTGACGGTTCAAAGAGAACAACTGTGCTCTCCAGAACTCGCGCCAGATCAGCCCCAGAAGGTGATTGCCAATGCGGCGCAGCTGTTGTCCAGCCTGTCGCAGTTCGTTGGGGTCGTGATGGCTCCTCGACGACCATCGGTTTTTCGGCACATCGAATTTCTCAGGCTGTCCGAGCGGCGGTTGCTCGTCATCATCGTGTCTCCAGACGGAGACGTGCAAAACAGGGTGATCTTTACCGAAGTCGATCATTCCCAATCGCAGTTGGCAGAGGCTGCGAACTTTCTCAACAGCAACTATTCGGGCTTGGGCATGGAAGAGGTCCGGGAGCGACTGAAGACCGAGGTAGACCAGTTGCGTGGGGAAATTGCATCGTTGATGCAGGCAGCGGTGAATGTGGGAACGGAAGCCATGGCAGCCTCTCGGGAAGAGGTGATCATTTCCGGTGAACGCAACCTGCTGGCCCTGAGTGATTTCTCGAACGATATGGGCAACCTGAGAAAAGCTTTCGAGCTTTTCGAGCACAAAACCCAGATCCTGCGTCTGTTGGATGTCTCCAACCGCGCAGAGGGCGTCCGGATTTTCATCGGTGGAGAGAGTCAGATCGTGCCATTCGAGGAGTTGTCGGTGGTCAGCGCGCCTTACGAAGTGGATGGGCAACTCGTCGGCACTTTGGGAGTGATCGGACCCACGAGGATGCCTTATGACCGCATGATCCAGATCGTTGACATCACCTCCAAGCTGGTCACGAACGCATTGAGTCACCGGCGGTAG
- a CDS encoding NAD kinase, with translation MKLRFQRVALVGKYQAPSSTGMSDSSREALDGIAKFLANEGCDVFLEADTAANAGFSNYAALPIERIGVECDLCLVVGGDGTMLGVGRQLAEHRTPLIGINQGRLGFITDIPLDEYPAVLKPMLRGEYEEDLRPLMRARVMRHGQCIFEALAMNDVVVNRGSTSGMVELRVEVGGHFVSNQRADGLIIASPTGSTAYALSAGGPMLHPTIPGWVLAPIAPHTLSNRPIVLSDSMEVAVEVVSGRDVSANFDMQSLASLQHGDRILVQRSDYRAKFLHPRGWNYFATLRKKLRWNEGGY, from the coding sequence ATGAAGCTCAGGTTCCAACGCGTTGCGCTCGTCGGCAAATACCAAGCGCCCAGTTCTACAGGAATGTCCGACAGTTCTCGCGAAGCGCTGGATGGCATCGCCAAATTTCTTGCCAATGAAGGATGCGACGTCTTTCTGGAGGCCGATACCGCCGCGAATGCGGGTTTCAGCAACTACGCTGCACTGCCTATAGAGCGCATAGGCGTCGAGTGTGATCTCTGCCTTGTGGTGGGAGGTGACGGCACCATGCTCGGTGTGGGGCGCCAATTGGCAGAGCACCGCACGCCACTGATCGGCATCAACCAAGGAAGGCTGGGGTTCATCACCGACATTCCCTTGGATGAATACCCTGCTGTCCTCAAGCCCATGCTCCGCGGCGAGTATGAAGAGGATCTCCGTCCGCTGATGCGCGCCCGGGTGATGCGGCATGGGCAGTGCATCTTCGAGGCGTTGGCCATGAACGACGTGGTGGTGAACAGAGGCTCCACCTCCGGCATGGTGGAACTGCGCGTAGAAGTAGGAGGCCACTTCGTGTCGAACCAACGGGCTGACGGACTCATTATTGCGTCGCCCACCGGCTCGACCGCCTACGCACTGTCTGCAGGAGGTCCGATGCTTCACCCCACGATCCCCGGCTGGGTGCTGGCCCCCATCGCACCGCACACTCTGTCGAACCGGCCCATTGTTCTTTCGGACAGCATGGAGGTCGCTGTGGAGGTGGTAAGCGGGCGGGACGTGAGTGCAAACTTTGACATGCAATCTCTGGCGTCATTGCAGCACGGAGATCGCATTCTTGTGCAGCGCTCAGACTACCGCGCAAAATTTTTGCACCCGCGTGGATGGAACTATTTTGCAACTCTGCGCAAGAAACTTCGCTGGAACGAAGGAGGCTATTGA
- the recN gene encoding DNA repair protein RecN, with the protein MALKRIALRDFVIVEGLELDFQSGFTVLTGETGAGKSILIDALQLILGARADAGVIREGATATALCAEFDSSENIVEWLEEAGIPQEDSLLLRRTIDVQGKSRAWVNGVPATATQMRALGSLLLDIHGQHAWQSLTRVESVRGLLDAYGGIRTESLLPLWNRWRDDQKTLDAAVASQNDIQEERDRLQWQIAEMRKLAPAEGEWNELNAQHTRLSHAQALIDAAQAALSALEDDESGAHGQLVRASSILEAKESLDPQFKSMLDVLTSCLAQASDVSHSLQSYLRHTDVDPDGLETLDTRMGLWMSLARRFKRQPQDLPGLLAGWEDELARLDGASDIEGLTERARESEAAFMKVAREISRSRSKAAPDLARAITKAMQGLGMKGGRFEVALDEASDPGPHGLDSVAFLVAGHEGVTPRPIGKVASGGELSRISLAISVTTSQLGEAPTLIFDEVDSGVGGSVAETVGKLMQKLGHDRQVLAVTHLPQVAACANHHLVVSKRSHHQGTSSTVVPVDGEDRVREMARMLGGGDRASSATLAHASEMLQINATRPKAKKP; encoded by the coding sequence ATGGCGTTGAAGCGGATTGCGCTGCGTGATTTCGTGATCGTAGAAGGTCTTGAACTGGATTTTCAGTCGGGTTTCACTGTGCTGACAGGTGAGACCGGCGCCGGGAAATCCATCCTGATCGATGCGCTTCAACTTATTCTGGGCGCTCGAGCCGATGCAGGCGTCATCAGGGAAGGAGCGACAGCTACAGCACTCTGTGCGGAGTTCGACAGCTCAGAGAACATCGTCGAGTGGCTCGAAGAAGCCGGCATTCCGCAGGAAGACAGCTTGCTGCTGAGGCGCACTATCGATGTCCAAGGAAAAAGCCGAGCCTGGGTCAATGGAGTCCCGGCCACTGCAACGCAAATGCGAGCGCTGGGCTCTCTATTGCTCGACATCCATGGTCAACACGCCTGGCAAAGTCTGACCCGCGTTGAATCTGTACGCGGTTTACTGGATGCGTATGGAGGTATTCGCACCGAGAGCCTGCTTCCTCTTTGGAATCGTTGGCGCGACGATCAAAAAACGCTGGATGCAGCCGTGGCCAGTCAAAACGACATCCAGGAAGAGCGAGACAGGCTGCAATGGCAGATTGCAGAAATGCGAAAGCTGGCCCCCGCAGAGGGTGAGTGGAACGAACTGAACGCCCAACACACCCGGCTCTCGCATGCACAGGCCTTGATCGATGCAGCTCAAGCTGCACTGTCGGCCCTGGAGGACGATGAGTCTGGGGCGCATGGGCAGCTTGTCAGGGCGAGCAGCATCCTGGAAGCCAAAGAGTCATTGGATCCGCAATTCAAGTCCATGCTGGATGTCCTGACTTCTTGCTTGGCGCAGGCTTCGGACGTGTCTCACTCTCTTCAATCGTATCTCCGCCATACCGATGTCGACCCGGATGGGCTGGAAACGCTGGACACTCGCATGGGGCTCTGGATGTCCCTGGCGCGCCGGTTCAAGCGCCAGCCACAAGACCTCCCAGGTTTGCTCGCAGGCTGGGAGGACGAACTGGCGCGCCTGGACGGAGCATCAGACATTGAGGGCCTGACCGAACGCGCGCGAGAAAGCGAAGCTGCTTTCATGAAGGTGGCTCGAGAAATTTCTCGATCACGGTCGAAAGCAGCTCCAGATCTGGCGCGCGCCATCACAAAGGCCATGCAGGGGCTAGGTATGAAGGGCGGGAGGTTCGAAGTGGCGCTGGACGAGGCGTCTGACCCCGGGCCTCACGGTCTGGACAGCGTAGCCTTCCTGGTAGCTGGGCATGAAGGCGTTACACCTCGCCCCATTGGCAAGGTTGCATCCGGCGGCGAACTGTCGCGGATTTCCCTGGCGATCTCGGTTACTACCAGCCAGCTCGGCGAAGCGCCTACGCTGATTTTCGACGAGGTAGATTCTGGCGTCGGTGGATCAGTGGCCGAAACAGTAGGCAAGCTGATGCAGAAATTGGGGCACGATCGACAGGTCTTAGCCGTCACGCACCTGCCCCAGGTGGCCGCGTGCGCCAACCATCACCTCGTGGTGTCAAAGCGGTCTCACCACCAGGGAACCTCCAGTACCGTTGTACCGGTCGATGGGGAAGATCGCGTCCGCGAGATGGCCCGCATGCTGGGCGGCGGCGATCGCGCATCTTCGGCCACACTGGCCCACGCCAGCGAAATGCTGCAAATCAATGCAACCCGTCCGAAAGCCAAGAAGCCATGA